GCATGTCAACTTCTGAACGTCGATAAAACGCTTATTAATACTCGAAACGATTTTTCATTTGTTGTCCCTAGCTATGAGGAGATGGTCATTGAAATGAAGCACTGGGTAGAAGCGCATAAGGATTTATACCCTCACTATTTTAACTAATGAAAACTTTACTGAATCTACTAGCTTTAAGTTATGTAGGTTCTTTTTAATGAATAATTTTTCCTTCTGGCAGATGCCCCTCCTTCATCCAATTCTCAACAAAATGGTTAAAGAATGTAGGATTTGCGAAAGATATACCATGGCCAATATTAGATAGCACAACACCCTTACAATTGGGATTACGATTAACTAGCAGTCTAGCAGATTTTTTCATGATTCCCTTTTCCCTTTCACCAACGGTCACCAAAATCTGGCAGCTAGCTTGAGAAAAGTTGTCAGGGATTGCAAAGGACATATTTTCTTGCAGAATATTCGTAAGTGTTTCTATTTTTATTTTTAAACTATCTTGATAATACTGCTGAAAATATTCTTGATTTATATACAATGCTTTAGCTTGTAGCTTTGCGAATGATTTATTTTTTATGAGAGGAAAAGATAATGTAATGAATGGTCCTATCAGCTTTTTTGTAATTGGAGAAGGTATAACTAAAGCACTGTTAATAATCGCATTATCTATCAATTGAGCATTTAAACTTAGCATTTTTACAATAATTTGTGCACCTAAAGAAAAGCCGATCACTGTGACATGTTTACCATGTGCTTTTTCTTCTATTATTTTTAGAAGTTTCCTGGCACACTCTTCAATTGAAAAATGCATATCGTCATCTATTAATTCTGGCACAACACAGTGAAATTTGGAAAAATGTTGGATTTGTTTATCCCACATCCATCCCCCAACGCCACCACCATGAATAAACATCACAAAAGTGGTATGTTCACTACCATATTCTTGATAATCCATAACCCAATCCCCCAATACTACTCATGATCATCTAAAAAATCTTTACTAAAGCTCGTTTGTGATTGATAGTTTGAGCGTTTGCCGATATCAACCCCTCGCTTAATAATGCCCTTCCCAAAGCGTGCTTCGATTTCATCAACAATTTTTATTATAGGTTCGTCCTTGATATGCTCTTCAAAATTGAAAATAGAAAGCTGCTGTGAAAAATCTTTACGATCCACAACATTTGACACTGTCACGCCTAATAATCTAACAGGTGCCTCATCCCAATGCTTATCAAAGAGTTCACAGGCAACTTGGTAAATTTCTTCAAAGCGATAAATAGCATTGGATACCGTTTTTGAGCGTGTATGATTATGCCAATCTGCATCACGGATTTGTATGCTTACTGTTGAACCCGCCAGACGTTTGGCATCTAATCGTTCCGCAACCTTTTGACAAAGTCCATCAATTGTTTTATGTAGAATCCGAATGTCTACTACATCCTCTGGTAAGGTTGTGGAGTTCCCAACACTTTTTGTATCAAAAATGGCATCTGGATCTACCATTCTTGAATCCTCCCCATTCGCCCTAGCATGGAGACGTACACCATTCTTTCCTAAAATCTGCTTTATCGTATATTCCTCAGCTTTAGCTAAATCGCCAATTGTAAAAATACTGTGTGCATTTAATTTTTTGGCTGTACTAGTCCCAATGCCATGCATAGTAACAACATCAAAAGGCCAAAGAATTTGCTCAATATCTCGGATTCGTAATACAGTAATGCCCATTGGTTTTTTCATATCAGAGGCTGTTTTTGCCAAAAATTTATTTGGTGCAATACCAATAGAGCATGGTAAATCAAGCTCTGCATGTATTTGATCTTGTATTTCCTGGGCAATATTAAGTGCATGTCGCTCCTTACTTAATTCAGTAACATCCATATACCCCTCATCAATAGAAACAGGCTCCACTAAATCGGTATAGCTACGTAGTATGGTAAACATCTGCTTGGATGCTTCACGATACTTTTGAAAATCTGGTGGTAATAACAATAATTCGGGACATTTTCTCAATGCCTCATGAACTGTCATTGTTGTGTAAATCCCGAGAGCCCTTGCCTCATACGAGCAAGTGACAAGAATACCGCGGCGTTCTTTTGGGTTCCCAGCAATCGCTATAGGCTTACCCTTTAAGCTTGGGTTATGTGCCTGTTCAACTGAAGCATAAAAACTATTCATATCTACATGAAAAATAATACGCCCTTTATGCGTCATCCCTATCACCACTTTTCCTTACATAGCCCTATTATAAGCCTTCTTTTCTTTAATCAACAAATGTATAATCTCCATTGCTTTCAAGTAAATCCTTCAAAATAATGAGTGCCTGTTCAAGCTGATTCTCCGGTGCAGTAATGGCTAGTCGAACTGCGTTGATCGGTTTCGCATTTCCCACTGCAAAACGCTCTGCAGCATACACCTGTACACCAGCCTTTGCTGCAAGCAATTCAAACTGTACACCTGTAAATTTATCAGGAAGTATAAGCCATCTGAAAATACATGCTTCATCCCCTAAAATATTGTAATTACCTAGGTATTGATTAACCAATGCATTTTGTTGCTTTGCATACAACTTGTGTTTTTCTAAAATCGTTTCTGCTACACCATCATGAATCAATCTTGTGGCAAGCTCTAGCATCATTGGTGATATCGAAATATTGATATTATAAAGCGTCTCCATTATTCTTTTTCGCAGTGCTGAAGGTGTAATGATATACGATAATCGTAATCCAGGTGATATGGTTTTAGACAAGCTGGCAATATAAATAACTTTTTCTGGTGCATAGGAAGCTATCGGTGCAAGAGGCTGCTCCTTCAAAAAGCTATAGATGGCATCCTCAATAATAATTAAACCTGTATCCCTTGCTACTTCTGCAATCATTCTCCTTGTTTCTAAAGACATTGTGTGAGTAGTTGGGTTGTGAAAATCCGGAATTACATACAAACCTTTAATATGCTCATTTTTACAGGCATATAATAGCCCCTCTCTGGTCATTTCACCATCCTTTTGCTGTATTGCTACTAGTTGGATTCCTAACATATTGGCAGCTGTTTTTATCCCAGC
This genomic stretch from Lysinibacillus pakistanensis harbors:
- a CDS encoding alpha/beta fold hydrolase; this translates as MDYQEYGSEHTTFVMFIHGGGVGGWMWDKQIQHFSKFHCVVPELIDDDMHFSIEECARKLLKIIEEKAHGKHVTVIGFSLGAQIIVKMLSLNAQLIDNAIINSALVIPSPITKKLIGPFITLSFPLIKNKSFAKLQAKALYINQEYFQQYYQDSLKIKIETLTNILQENMSFAIPDNFSQASCQILVTVGEREKGIMKKSARLLVNRNPNCKGVVLSNIGHGISFANPTFFNHFVENWMKEGHLPEGKIIH
- a CDS encoding DNA polymerase IV; this encodes MTHKGRIIFHVDMNSFYASVEQAHNPSLKGKPIAIAGNPKERRGILVTCSYEARALGIYTTMTVHEALRKCPELLLLPPDFQKYREASKQMFTILRSYTDLVEPVSIDEGYMDVTELSKERHALNIAQEIQDQIHAELDLPCSIGIAPNKFLAKTASDMKKPMGITVLRIRDIEQILWPFDVVTMHGIGTSTAKKLNAHSIFTIGDLAKAEEYTIKQILGKNGVRLHARANGEDSRMVDPDAIFDTKSVGNSTTLPEDVVDIRILHKTIDGLCQKVAERLDAKRLAGSTVSIQIRDADWHNHTRSKTVSNAIYRFEEIYQVACELFDKHWDEAPVRLLGVTVSNVVDRKDFSQQLSIFNFEEHIKDEPIIKIVDEIEARFGKGIIKRGVDIGKRSNYQSQTSFSKDFLDDHE
- a CDS encoding PLP-dependent aminotransferase family protein — translated: MPVNSFEEYPMSWRPNISNISAPLYIAIAEQLEQDIKDGKLLPGTKLPPQRELADFLDVNLSTITRAFKLCGQKGLIYASIGSGTFVSSDAATNKILLPTNHSPHMIEMGSVLPDNYVNEDITRYMKKMMNDSNFNKLFQYGRLEGNVWQNEAALKLLEKVNFQTDQPILLGAGGQNAIVGTLAALFQAGDRIGTDPITYAGIKTAANMLGIQLVAIQQKDGEMTREGLLYACKNEHIKGLYVIPDFHNPTTHTMSLETRRMIAEVARDTGLIIIEDAIYSFLKEQPLAPIASYAPEKVIYIASLSKTISPGLRLSYIITPSALRKRIMETLYNINISISPMMLELATRLIHDGVAETILEKHKLYAKQQNALVNQYLGNYNILGDEACIFRWLILPDKFTGVQFELLAAKAGVQVYAAERFAVGNAKPINAVRLAITAPENQLEQALIILKDLLESNGDYTFVD